A single genomic interval of Bacillus sp. es.036 harbors:
- a CDS encoding YpmA family protein yields the protein MESNIEVLSTVKVSKSLDIYKIVDSLNRTLKEKDLMFGLALDEEDQDQMIFTIYRT from the coding sequence ATGGAAAGCAACATTGAAGTTTTATCGACAGTAAAAGTGAGTAAGTCCCTTGATATTTACAAAATTGTAGATTCGTTAAATCGTACGTTAAAAGAAAAAGACCTTATGTTTGGGCTTGCACTTGATGAAGAAGATCAGGATCAAATGATTTTCACGATCTACCGTACATAA
- a CDS encoding pyridoxal phosphate-dependent aminotransferase, whose translation MQLSTRVAALTPSATLEITAKAKALKAEGHDVIALGAGEPDFNTPSHILNAAKKAMDEGLTKYTPSGGILPLKESIIAKFQEDQNIAYNADEIIVCTGAKHALYTLFQVILDEGDEVIIPTPYWVSYPEQVKLAGGNPVYVEGKEDHAFKITVAQLEKAVTPQTKAVIINSPSNPTGSIYTPDELKEIGAFCLENNILIVSDEIYEKLVYDGAKHTSIAELSTELKEQTIIINGVSKSHSMTGWRIGYAAGRKEIIKAMTNLASHSTSNPTSISQYAALAAYEGSQEPVNEMKTAFEERLNTVYEKLNNIPGFTCVKPQGAFYLFPNAKEAAEKTGYENVDAFVKGLLEEEKVALVPGSGFGSPDNVRLSYATSLEVFIEAIVRIERFVKTKQA comes from the coding sequence ATGCAATTATCAACTCGTGTAGCAGCTCTGACACCATCTGCCACTTTAGAAATCACAGCAAAAGCAAAAGCGTTGAAAGCTGAAGGTCATGATGTAATCGCACTTGGTGCAGGGGAACCTGACTTTAATACGCCTTCACATATTCTGAATGCTGCTAAGAAAGCAATGGATGAGGGACTAACAAAATATACGCCTTCAGGTGGTATTCTTCCTCTAAAAGAAAGTATTATCGCAAAGTTCCAGGAAGATCAAAATATCGCTTACAATGCTGATGAAATCATTGTGTGTACGGGAGCGAAACATGCGCTTTATACATTGTTTCAAGTAATCCTTGATGAAGGTGATGAAGTCATTATTCCTACACCTTACTGGGTAAGTTATCCTGAACAAGTAAAGCTAGCTGGCGGAAATCCAGTTTATGTAGAAGGTAAAGAAGATCATGCATTTAAAATAACAGTGGCGCAGCTAGAAAAAGCGGTCACGCCTCAAACAAAAGCGGTAATTATTAATTCTCCTTCAAACCCAACCGGCTCGATCTATACACCAGATGAGTTGAAAGAAATCGGTGCTTTTTGTTTAGAAAACAATATTCTTATTGTTTCTGATGAAATTTATGAAAAGCTCGTTTATGATGGAGCAAAACATACTTCTATCGCAGAACTGTCTACGGAATTAAAAGAACAAACGATTATCATTAATGGCGTATCTAAATCTCATTCGATGACTGGATGGAGAATTGGGTATGCGGCAGGACGAAAAGAAATCATTAAAGCAATGACGAATTTAGCAAGTCATTCTACATCAAATCCTACATCCATTTCACAGTATGCTGCTTTAGCAGCTTACGAAGGGTCACAGGAACCTGTAAATGAAATGAAAACAGCATTTGAAGAACGATTGAACACCGTTTATGAAAAACTGAATAATATTCCAGGATTCACTTGTGTGAAACCTCAAGGTGCTTTTTACCTGTTCCCTAACGCAAAAGAAGCAGCAGAGAAAACAGGGTATGAAAATGTTGATGCTTTCGTAAAAGGACTTTTAGAAGAAGAAAAAGTAGCGCTTGTTCCTGGCTCAGGATTTGGTTCGCCTGATAACGTCAGACTATCTTACGCAACATCACTTGAAGTCTTTATTGAAGCCATTGTTCGTATCGAGCGATTCGTAAAAACCAAACAGGCTTAA
- a CDS encoding cell wall elongation regulator TseB-like domain-containing protein produces the protein MRLIGIIAGVIVALMIWQGVSFYNAITDHPDKLEDEAIARAESEAVIEEVDNAVQYHGTSDAYVVLQGSDKNKDEVYVFVPDNDQPLVTKKVEEGVSAETVKKKLNNEFSPQEIINIKPGIEVNQEKKQVLVWEATFIDTDNRYTFAYYYFSNGDYWRSRSIKQS, from the coding sequence ATGCGACTGATAGGAATTATTGCTGGTGTTATTGTAGCACTGATGATTTGGCAAGGAGTCTCTTTTTATAACGCTATTACGGATCATCCTGATAAGTTAGAGGACGAAGCGATTGCTCGAGCTGAATCTGAAGCAGTGATCGAAGAAGTTGATAATGCCGTCCAATATCATGGGACGAGTGATGCATATGTCGTCTTACAAGGAAGCGATAAGAACAAGGATGAGGTTTACGTTTTTGTGCCAGACAACGATCAACCTCTCGTAACAAAGAAAGTGGAGGAAGGCGTTAGTGCAGAAACGGTTAAAAAGAAATTGAACAATGAATTTTCTCCACAAGAGATTATTAATATTAAACCAGGTATTGAAGTGAATCAAGAAAAGAAACAAGTACTCGTATGGGAAGCAACGTTTATCGATACCGACAATCGCTATACGTTTGCCTATTATTACTTTAGTAATGGGGACTACTGGCGCTCACGGTCGATTAAACAAAGTTAA